Proteins co-encoded in one Marmota flaviventris isolate mMarFla1 chromosome 9, mMarFla1.hap1, whole genome shotgun sequence genomic window:
- the LOC114098440 gene encoding olfactory receptor 52Z1P-like — MTMSSNQTNIRDIWYTMTGIPGLEEAHIWISIPICFMYLVAILGNTLLLFLIFTERSLHEPMYLFLSMLALADIFLSTVTTPKMLAIFWFQAGGISFGNCVSQMFFLHFIFVAESAILLAMAFDRFVAICHPLRYSTILTPSVIGKMGAAAITRSFFICFPLVFLVYRLHYCGKNIIRHSYCEHMGIARLACDSIKVNIYYGVIVALFSTCLDVVLIIISYALILCTVFRIPSRDARLKALGTCGSHVCVILLFYTPAFFSFFAHRFGGHSIPLHVHILLANLYVVVPPTLNPIIYGVKTKQIQDRVIHIFYLNKTLC, encoded by the coding sequence ATGACAATGTCTTCAAATCAAACCAACATCAGAGACATCTGGTACACCATGACTGGGATCCCAGGACTGGAAGAGGCACACATATGGATTTCCATCCCCATTTGTTTCATGTACCTAGTGGCTATTCTGGGCAACACTCTCTTATTATTCCTGATCTTCACTGAGCGCAGTCTTCATGAACCTATGTACCTCTTCCTCTCCATGTTGGCCCTGGCAGATATCTTTCTCTCCACAGTTACCACACCAAAGATGCTAGCAATCTTCTGGTTCCAAGCTGGGGGTATTTCCTTTGGTAACTGTGTGTCTCAGATGTTTTTTCTTCACTTCATCTTTGTGGCAGAGTCTGCTATATTGTTGGCCATGGCATTTGACCGTTTTGTGGCCATCTGTCATCCACTAAGATACTCGACCATTCTAACACCCTCAGTCATTGGAAAAATGGGTGCTGCAGCAATAACTAGGAGTTTCTTCATCTGCTTTCCCTTGGTTTTTCTGGTATATCGGCTCCATTACTGTGGAAAGAACATTATTCGTCATTCATACTGTGAACATATGGGCATTGCTAGATTGGCCTGTGATAGCATCAAAGTGAACATCTACTATGGGGTGATTGTGGCCCTGTTTTCCACATGCCTAGATGTGGTACTAATCATCATCTCCTATGCTCTTATACTTTGTACTGTGTTTAGAATCCCTTCTCGGGATGCCCGACTCAAGGCTCTGGGTACCTGTGGTTCCCATGTCTGTGTCATCCTCTTGTTCTATACACCagcttttttctccttctttgctCACCGGTTCGGGGGACACAGCATACCCCTGCATGTGCATATCCTCCTTGCTAATCTTTATGTAGTGGTACCACCCACCCTGAACCCCATCATCTATGGAGTTAAGACCAAGCAAATCCAGGACAGAGTTATTCATATCTTTTATTTGAACAAGACACTTTGTTAA